Proteins encoded in a region of the Quercus lobata isolate SW786 chromosome 8, ValleyOak3.0 Primary Assembly, whole genome shotgun sequence genome:
- the LOC115956618 gene encoding uncharacterized protein LOC115956618: MDKKDVFLPRPINTVLEGNKNYLSWSQAMRSFLKGRMLWHYCTGAVAIPVKGASEEDTVFLGRMIEWDSHNHMILTWIRNTSIPSISNLLGSYDDAKSAWDMLAKSFASFDQIDLSDPTWACSKDAQQYASIRDEFRLYEFLMSLHKDFEPIRGQLLNRSPAPSLDTAVNELVREEARLATLQAQNKLNVLAITPSAPPIEQPQQSGDSSGSSNRRKQTNKKFCNYCKRPGHTIETCYRRNKSTAAVANTEPTLPMASISAESQSSGSTINLSPTELQEIIAQAVRMAGSEDGTRAWDRP; this comes from the exons atggataaaaaggATGTTTTTCTTCCTCGCCCCATCAATACTGTATTGGAGGGGAACAAGAATTACTTATCTTGGTCTCAAGCTATGCGCAGTTTTCTTAAGGGTCGTATGCTCTGGCATTACTGTACTGGTGCAGTCGCTATTCCTGTCAAAGGAGCAAGTGAAGAAGATACTGTCTTTCTTGGTCGTATGATTGAATGGGATAGTCACAACCACATGATCCTCACATGGATTCGGAAcacttccattccctccatttcCAACCTGTTGGGCAGCTATGATGATGCCAAGTCAGCGTGGGATATGTTGGCCAAAAG CTTCGCTTCATTTGACCAAATTGACCTTTCTGATCCAACTTGGGCATGCTCAAAGGATGCTCAACAATATGCTTCCATCAGAGATGAATTTCGCCTCTATGAATTCCTGATGTCCCTTCACAAGGACTTTGAACCCATTCGAGGCCAGCTGCTAAATCGCAGTCCTGCTCCCTCTCTTGATACTGCTGTGAATGAGTTGGTTAGAGAAGAAGCTCGTCTTGCAACCCTTCAAGCTCAGAATAAGCTCAATGTTTTGGCTATTACACCTTCTGCTCCACCCATAGAGCAACCTCAACAATCAGGTGATTCCTCTGGCTCTAGCAATCGTCGCAAGCAGACCAACAAAAAGTTCTGCAACTATTGCAAGCGTCCTGGCCACACCATTGAGACTTGTTATCGTCGCAACAAATCTACTGCTGCTGTTGCTAATACTGAGCCTACTCTGCCGATGGCTTCCATTTCAGCTGAGTCccagtcttctggatccactaTCAACCTCTCTCCCACTGAACTACAGGAGATCATAGCTCAAGCTGTTCGTATGGCTG gatccgaggacgggacaagagcttgggaccggccctag